The Nitrosomonas sp. genomic sequence ACCGATGATAAAAGTAAACCCGTTAAATCTGAAGAAGAGAAACAACCTGATGCTGAACCCGCAGTAGTTGAAAAATCCTCGCAAGAAGCGGAAGCTTAATCATAACAACCACCAAATTTGAACGGCCTGAGCGTATTGATTACGCTCAGGCCGTTCTGTTATGTTCCAATGAATAATCGACTACAAAGGCTTCTTGCCGAAAAACACCAGCTGATAATGGGTATTGTCAACGTTACGCCAGATTCTTTTTCTGATGGAGGTTGCTATGCCACGATTTCACAGGCAAAAACACATATCAGTCAGCTGATAGCAGAAGGTGCTGACGTATTAGATATCGGCGGAGAATCCACTCGTCCTGGAAGTAAGCCGGTTTCAGTGAATGAAGAGCTGGATCGGGTCATGCCGGTTATCGAATATGCGATTAATCAGAATGCCTTGGTTTCAGTTGATACCACCAAGCCGGAAGTGATGCAGGCCAGCATTCAGGCTGGCATTAGTCTGGTTAATGATATCAATGCCCTGCAAACCCCCGGGGCACTGGAAGTAGTTGCTGCCAGCGAAGTCATGGTGTGTTTGATGCACAAGCAGGGACAACCGGATACCATGCAGGATGCCCCCGAGTACAGCGATGTCATAAATGAAGTCGGGGCATTTCTCAGGCAACGAGCAGCCGCTGCAGCTTTAGCTGGAATCACCGCAACCCGAATCATCATTGACCCCGGATTTGGTTTCGGCAAAACGCTGAAACATAACTTGATACTATTACGTCAGCTTGATCAGTTTTTATCAATGAATTTTCCGGTTTTAGTAGGCATTTCAAGAAAATCAATGCTGGGAGCGATTACGGGAAATGCTGTCGATAATCGGAAATATGCCAGCATCGCAGCAGCTTTGATTGCAGCAGATAAAGGCGCTAGAATATTACGAGTGCATGATGTTAAAGCGAC encodes the following:
- the folP gene encoding dihydropteroate synthase, coding for MNNRLQRLLAEKHQLIMGIVNVTPDSFSDGGCYATISQAKTHISQLIAEGADVLDIGGESTRPGSKPVSVNEELDRVMPVIEYAINQNALVSVDTTKPEVMQASIQAGISLVNDINALQTPGALEVVAASEVMVCLMHKQGQPDTMQDAPEYSDVINEVGAFLRQRAAAAALAGITATRIIIDPGFGFGKTLKHNLILLRQLDQFLSMNFPVLVGISRKSMLGAITGNAVDNRKYASIAAALIAADKGARILRVHDVKATRDALAVLEAVNSVGAM